Proteins encoded in a region of the Marinococcus sp. PL1-022 genome:
- a CDS encoding VOC family protein, whose amino-acid sequence MKPAVSVITIGVDDLQQSVHFYRDGLGFPTEGIVGEEFEHGAVAFFDLQAGLKLAVWKRESIAHEAGITAGQPNPAEFTLGHNVNSKAEVDAIMEKAERAGAFITDPAHEAFWGGYSGHFQDPDGHLWEIVWNPGWMETD is encoded by the coding sequence ATGAAACCCGCTGTCTCTGTCATTACTATCGGAGTAGATGACTTGCAACAATCGGTGCATTTTTATCGTGACGGGCTGGGCTTCCCTACTGAGGGGATTGTCGGAGAGGAGTTCGAGCACGGAGCGGTAGCCTTTTTTGATCTGCAGGCAGGTCTGAAGCTTGCCGTTTGGAAGCGTGAAAGTATTGCGCATGAAGCCGGGATAACGGCTGGCCAGCCGAACCCTGCGGAATTCACTCTTGGCCACAACGTAAACAGTAAAGCGGAGGTAGACGCGATTATGGAAAAGGCGGAACGTGCCGGTGCCTTTATCACGGACCCGGCACATGAAGCGTTCTGGGGAGGGTACTCCGGACATTTTCAGGACCCGGACGGCCATCTTTGGGAAATTGTATGGAATCCGGGATGGATGGAAACGGATTAA
- a CDS encoding pyridoxal-phosphate dependent enzyme — protein MQNIIWNPNMSHYECIQCSQLYSLEEDMFEGCPACARDHEPSSVKPVYQESWSKDNLLPFRQHITMGEGGTPLLPLNIEQESVYIKLESQNPTGSHKDRMSAYVVSMAKSRKYKGMVIASSGNAGLSVASYAAFAGLPCVLIATPHLNEELAKVIQATGAVIVWTDTSMERWERMKDYVNDGYFPASNYINPPVGTMPVGVQAYKMIAREIYEEFSGQSPSQVIVPSSRGDLLWGIYEGFQELNQAGKINRIPQMIAVEPFPRLKRVLEGEPYTGWFEGETNLVSINGQTVTKQLEQAVRESRGEAVVVDEKQSRNAQEQLHRLGIHLELSSAAALAAYYQKVNKYLSTTVVIGTSSSFTPI, from the coding sequence ATGCAAAACATTATATGGAATCCAAATATGTCTCATTACGAGTGTATTCAGTGTTCACAATTGTATTCACTGGAAGAGGATATGTTTGAAGGCTGTCCGGCATGCGCTCGTGATCATGAGCCGTCCAGTGTAAAGCCTGTATACCAAGAATCCTGGAGCAAAGATAACCTTCTTCCATTTCGCCAGCATATCACGATGGGAGAAGGAGGCACGCCCCTGCTGCCGCTGAATATTGAACAGGAGTCTGTCTACATAAAGCTAGAATCCCAGAATCCCACTGGTTCTCATAAAGACCGAATGAGCGCTTACGTAGTTTCGATGGCTAAGAGCCGGAAGTATAAAGGGATGGTGATTGCTTCAAGCGGAAATGCCGGATTGTCTGTAGCGTCCTACGCTGCTTTTGCAGGCCTGCCCTGTGTGCTTATTGCGACGCCACATTTAAATGAAGAGCTGGCTAAGGTGATTCAAGCAACGGGGGCTGTCATTGTCTGGACTGACACCTCTATGGAACGATGGGAGCGGATGAAGGATTACGTTAATGATGGTTATTTTCCCGCTTCCAATTATATAAATCCCCCGGTTGGGACAATGCCTGTCGGTGTTCAGGCGTATAAAATGATTGCGAGGGAAATTTATGAAGAATTCAGCGGGCAGAGCCCTTCGCAGGTAATTGTGCCAAGTTCAAGAGGAGATCTGCTGTGGGGAATTTATGAAGGCTTCCAGGAGCTTAATCAAGCTGGGAAAATCAATAGAATCCCTCAAATGATTGCTGTAGAGCCGTTTCCGCGACTTAAAAGAGTATTGGAGGGGGAGCCATATACAGGGTGGTTCGAAGGGGAGACCAACTTAGTTTCGATCAATGGCCAGACGGTTACCAAGCAGCTTGAACAGGCGGTCAGGGAAAGCCGGGGGGAGGCTGTAGTAGTTGATGAAAAACAAAGTAGAAATGCCCAGGAGCAATTACACCGTTTGGGCATACACCTGGAGCTATCCTCGGCTGCTGCCTTGGCAGCTTACTATCAAAAAGTGAATAAATATCTTTCCACGACTGTAGTTATTGGAACTTCCTCTTCTTTTACACCAATTTAA
- a CDS encoding pyridoxamine 5'-phosphate oxidase family protein — MKILRDASTPDDPEKLVDELLQRPLFAHLSTVHEEGPRESPVWFLWENKEIWILGNTRTNSFSARIESEPRCALGIVDFNPATGLVQHAGIRGWGSLLAHDRERVFRLFCKYMGAPEHWDSRFTKVLGDPAWVLVRISPETVVVRDQSYDRI; from the coding sequence ATGAAAATCTTACGTGATGCCTCGACCCCCGACGATCCGGAAAAGCTTGTGGATGAACTTTTGCAGCGACCGTTATTTGCTCATTTATCTACGGTTCATGAAGAGGGGCCCCGGGAGTCTCCCGTATGGTTTTTATGGGAGAACAAGGAGATTTGGATTCTTGGGAATACGCGAACCAATTCGTTTTCTGCACGGATTGAAAGCGAACCCCGATGTGCGCTTGGTATCGTGGATTTTAACCCTGCAACCGGTCTCGTTCAGCACGCAGGTATCCGGGGCTGGGGCAGCCTTCTTGCTCATGATCGTGAACGGGTTTTCCGGTTGTTCTGCAAATATATGGGTGCTCCGGAGCATTGGGATTCACGATTTACAAAAGTTTTGGGCGACCCGGCTTGGGTTCTGGTTCGCATAAGTCCTGAGACGGTCGTTGTACGTGATCAATCGTATGATCGTATTTAA
- a CDS encoding MFS transporter, producing the protein MNANKLILAGLPMIAVTYGLSRFSYGLMLPYINEALHMSQSTSGIISSLSYVAYCIAIVAAMMFSRRATSRFILVAAGLLSIVGLGVISVSLTPVGLGAGIFLAGMSTGLSSPPYASIVNTNVQSGAQNQTNAWINSGTSIGTAFTGAVAIMMVDSWRETYIIFMVIAVIVLAANYKVLPRTQTFEEKSSVGFVKEEWKQSVQLILASLLLGISSAAYWTFSRDFIVNLDSVPAYLGDWLWVIIGLAGLLGGTAGIVINRFGIRNAFRLSTVSLSTASLLLGSWPGSPVVGVLSPFLFGSSYVFITGVLIVWGVSVFRTNPSIGLGLPFLMLALGQAAGSIFSGAIAGSFGYHALFLIASAIGYVTIIFKYKSS; encoded by the coding sequence ATGAATGCGAATAAACTAATTCTTGCCGGTCTGCCTATGATTGCCGTGACCTACGGGCTGTCCCGGTTCAGCTACGGGCTGATGCTTCCGTATATTAATGAAGCGCTCCATATGAGCCAGTCCACGAGTGGAATCATTTCCTCGTTATCATACGTGGCGTATTGTATAGCGATAGTAGCAGCGATGATGTTTTCCCGGAGGGCGACATCCAGATTCATTCTGGTGGCAGCGGGGCTCCTGTCGATTGTTGGTCTTGGCGTCATCTCCGTTTCCTTAACTCCAGTGGGGCTTGGGGCAGGGATATTTTTAGCAGGAATGAGTACAGGCCTATCCTCTCCGCCATACGCCAGCATTGTAAATACAAATGTCCAATCAGGGGCGCAGAACCAGACGAATGCCTGGATCAACTCCGGTACAAGCATAGGGACGGCATTCACCGGAGCCGTTGCGATTATGATGGTGGACAGCTGGAGGGAGACGTATATAATCTTTATGGTTATCGCTGTTATCGTGCTGGCTGCCAACTATAAAGTGCTGCCACGTACACAGACATTTGAAGAAAAGAGCTCGGTGGGATTTGTAAAGGAGGAGTGGAAGCAGTCCGTGCAATTGATTTTGGCCTCGCTGTTATTAGGCATCTCTTCGGCGGCATACTGGACCTTTTCGAGAGATTTTATTGTAAATCTGGACAGCGTACCTGCCTATCTGGGGGACTGGCTCTGGGTGATCATTGGTCTGGCAGGCTTATTGGGCGGGACTGCCGGAATCGTTATTAACCGGTTTGGCATTAGGAATGCGTTCAGGCTTTCCACAGTATCGCTGTCTACTGCATCCCTGCTTCTCGGAAGCTGGCCTGGCAGTCCTGTAGTAGGGGTTTTGTCCCCGTTTCTTTTCGGAAGCTCGTATGTCTTCATCACCGGGGTTCTGATTGTTTGGGGCGTTTCAGTGTTCCGGACGAATCCTTCCATTGGACTGGGCCTGCCGTTTTTAATGCTTGCCCTTGGCCAGGCTGCAGGCTCCATTTTTTCCGGGGCCATTGCTGGTTCGTTTGGCTATCATGCGCTGTTTCTTATCGCTTCTGCGATCGGGTATGTCACGATAATATTTAAGTATAAATCTTCATGA
- a CDS encoding sugar O-acetyltransferase, giving the protein MKSEKEKMMNGELFLPHDPELAAERLQTKLLLEEYNSISVREKERSNQLLQDIVGTMGEKARIGPPFWCDYGYNIHLGDHFFANVNCVMLDEAPIIFGDGVMLGPGVHIYTVNHPMEEAARATLQEYGSPVTIGHNVWVGGGAIINPGIRIEDGAVIASGTVVTKDVSARTLVGGNPAKFIKQLD; this is encoded by the coding sequence ATGAAAAGTGAGAAGGAAAAAATGATGAACGGAGAGCTATTTCTACCGCACGATCCTGAGCTTGCAGCGGAACGGCTGCAGACGAAGCTTTTGCTTGAAGAATATAACTCGATCAGCGTCCGTGAAAAGGAAAGAAGCAACCAGCTGTTACAGGACATCGTAGGGACGATGGGGGAAAAAGCCCGTATCGGGCCGCCGTTCTGGTGCGACTATGGCTATAATATTCACCTTGGAGACCACTTTTTCGCCAACGTCAACTGCGTCATGCTTGATGAAGCGCCAATTATATTCGGTGACGGGGTAATGCTGGGCCCGGGAGTGCACATATATACCGTAAACCACCCGATGGAGGAAGCAGCCCGCGCGACGCTCCAGGAGTACGGATCGCCTGTGACGATCGGGCACAATGTATGGGTCGGGGGAGGAGCCATTATTAATCCCGGCATCCGCATCGAAGACGGCGCAGTTATCGCTTCCGGCACGGTCGTCACAAAGGACGTTTCTGCACGCACGCTGGTAGGAGGAAATCCGGCAAAATTTATTAAACAGCTGGACTAG
- a CDS encoding GNAT family protein, producing the protein MSELDGNKVFLRQANETDIKQLYEWKYIDKHQAAKKWNAPYIEENFISFSSYQEQWLAEIFPGIPAALAIIADRQAIGYTGAYWVDANTYWMETGIVIYDSAYWNGGYGTEAYRLWIDYLFHYTDLHRLGMTTWSANERMVQVAKKLGMKEEARIREARYWQGSYYDSIKMGILRKEWENLQSIDGQRNK; encoded by the coding sequence ATGAGTGAACTGGATGGTAATAAAGTATTTTTAAGGCAAGCCAACGAGACCGACATAAAGCAGCTGTACGAATGGAAATACATCGACAAGCATCAGGCAGCAAAAAAATGGAATGCGCCGTATATCGAGGAAAATTTCATTTCTTTTTCCTCCTATCAAGAGCAGTGGCTGGCAGAAATTTTTCCCGGTATCCCTGCTGCATTGGCTATTATCGCTGACCGCCAGGCGATTGGTTATACAGGAGCTTACTGGGTGGATGCCAATACATACTGGATGGAAACAGGTATTGTCATTTACGATTCTGCCTATTGGAACGGGGGTTATGGCACAGAGGCATATCGCTTATGGATTGATTATTTATTTCACTACACAGATCTTCACCGCTTAGGCATGACTACCTGGTCAGCGAACGAACGCATGGTGCAGGTCGCTAAAAAATTAGGAATGAAGGAAGAGGCCCGTATTCGGGAGGCGAGATACTGGCAGGGAAGCTACTATGACTCGATTAAAATGGGCATATTAAGAAAAGAATGGGAAAACCTGCAAAGCATTGATGGCCAAAGGAACAAATAA
- a CDS encoding type 1 glutamine amidotransferase family protein yields MKQAIFLLLDEYADWEAAYLSATLNEGREWTVRTISLHDHVTSIGGFKTEVDYRISGHPSFDLLVLIGGNTWDIESDDIFNLVDEAFSKNTPVGAICGAVDYLAKNGFLNHFKHTGNSAYLWQNYENYNPEVEFMEEQAVKDKNLVTANGTAPIEFTELVLQMVNFDTAEEIEKTMYMYRYGFYEYVEKYGNPYL; encoded by the coding sequence GTGAAGCAAGCAATATTTCTGCTTTTAGATGAGTACGCTGATTGGGAAGCCGCTTATTTGTCAGCAACGCTGAACGAAGGCAGGGAGTGGACTGTTAGGACAATTTCTCTGCATGATCACGTTACATCCATCGGAGGCTTTAAAACAGAGGTGGATTATAGAATCAGCGGTCATCCGTCTTTCGATTTGCTGGTATTAATTGGCGGCAACACATGGGATATTGAAAGCGATGATATTTTTAATTTAGTGGACGAAGCGTTCAGTAAAAATACTCCGGTCGGTGCCATATGCGGAGCGGTGGATTATTTAGCAAAGAATGGATTTTTAAATCATTTCAAGCATACGGGCAATTCGGCTTACCTCTGGCAGAACTACGAAAACTATAATCCGGAAGTAGAATTTATGGAAGAGCAGGCTGTGAAGGATAAAAACCTGGTGACCGCAAATGGAACGGCACCTATAGAATTTACCGAGCTGGTTCTGCAAATGGTTAATTTTGACACAGCAGAAGAGATTGAAAAGACAATGTATATGTATCGGTACGGCTTTTACGAATACGTTGAAAAATACGGGAATCCATATTTATAG
- a CDS encoding DUF2812 domain-containing protein: MAKRKYITSGGLAFSEHKDMQKLEQQSSKGWHLEQFGFMGYKLKRGQPASMHYELDYRVRPDSDYFQLYQDAGWEHVCSAEETTHIFRAPPETKPLYTKEQDKQDVYLQQKQQLGRYAFVSLVFFLFLVTVLWILSSLLPSSSWFSIIDTVATMLALMPLIFTALPYFGYLFKVRQLQQKKEA, translated from the coding sequence ATGGCGAAACGAAAATACATAACGAGCGGCGGTCTCGCCTTCTCGGAACACAAGGATATGCAAAAATTAGAGCAGCAGTCCAGCAAAGGCTGGCATCTGGAGCAGTTTGGATTTATGGGCTACAAGCTGAAACGCGGTCAGCCTGCAAGCATGCATTACGAACTGGATTACCGTGTCCGCCCCGATTCAGATTATTTTCAACTGTATCAGGATGCCGGCTGGGAGCATGTGTGCTCCGCCGAAGAAACGACACATATTTTTCGTGCTCCACCTGAAACGAAACCTTTATATACGAAAGAGCAGGATAAGCAGGACGTCTACCTACAGCAAAAGCAGCAGCTTGGCCGATACGCGTTCGTATCACTGGTATTTTTTCTGTTCCTCGTTACTGTGCTCTGGATTCTATCATCGCTGCTTCCTTCCTCTTCGTGGTTTAGTATTATTGATACTGTTGCGACAATGCTTGCGCTAATGCCGCTCATTTTTACCGCCCTTCCTTATTTTGGCTATCTGTTCAAAGTGCGCCAGCTTCAGCAAAAGAAAGAGGCGTAG
- a CDS encoding DUF6366 family protein — MSENKEEEERRRERLRQEELKRNPTGNMNDSFHRAGSGSLVDLVTGLGWKGTGILILVIIAGFIVASFFFG, encoded by the coding sequence ATGAGTGAAAATAAAGAAGAGGAAGAAAGAAGAAGAGAAAGGCTGAGACAAGAGGAATTAAAACGAAACCCCACTGGTAATATGAATGATTCCTTTCACCGCGCAGGAAGCGGAAGCCTTGTGGATCTCGTTACCGGTTTGGGCTGGAAAGGAACAGGCATACTTATTCTTGTAATTATAGCGGGGTTCATAGTTGCTTCGTTTTTCTTCGGCTAA
- a CDS encoding PadR family transcriptional regulator, whose product MGRKDSLASGDLTDTHYYILLALMKPKHGYAIMQTIADLTEGKVNLGPGSVYTMTQKLLHAGYIELWKEAEQRKVYIITETGMDIFQQEVQRREQMVYHGKEALEQKGVPLPWRNENT is encoded by the coding sequence TTGGGACGCAAAGACAGTCTGGCTTCCGGCGACTTAACGGATACTCACTACTATATTCTTTTAGCTCTGATGAAGCCAAAGCACGGCTATGCCATCATGCAGACCATTGCTGATTTAACAGAGGGAAAGGTCAATCTGGGACCAGGATCGGTATACACAATGACCCAGAAGCTGCTGCATGCCGGCTATATCGAGCTATGGAAGGAAGCCGAGCAGCGAAAGGTCTATATTATTACAGAAACAGGGATGGACATCTTTCAGCAGGAGGTCCAGCGTCGGGAACAGATGGTATATCACGGAAAAGAAGCATTGGAACAGAAAGGAGTGCCTTTACCATGGCGAAACGAAAATACATAA
- a CDS encoding VOC family protein: MNGLIHHIELYVSDLERSMAFWQWLLEDLSYHIHQQWPEGISFKLGPSYIVFVQTEDRFLDVPYHRRRTGLNHIAFHASSKSHVDQMTGQLRAANVPILYEHLHPYAGGNEHYAVYFEDPDRIKVELVAPSE; the protein is encoded by the coding sequence ATGAACGGACTCATTCACCATATCGAGCTTTATGTATCCGATCTCGAACGGTCGATGGCCTTCTGGCAGTGGCTGCTGGAGGACCTTAGCTATCATATCCATCAGCAGTGGCCGGAGGGGATCAGCTTCAAATTGGGCCCCTCCTATATCGTATTTGTACAGACAGAGGACCGTTTTTTGGATGTCCCCTACCACCGGCGCCGGACGGGGTTGAATCACATTGCCTTTCATGCCAGTTCGAAATCTCATGTGGATCAAATGACCGGGCAGCTCCGTGCAGCAAACGTCCCAATTCTTTATGAACACCTGCATCCCTATGCTGGCGGCAATGAGCACTACGCGGTCTATTTTGAAGACCCTGATCGTATTAAAGTAGAGCTCGTGGCTCCTTCGGAATAG
- a CDS encoding HAD family hydrolase: protein MAIDVVLFDLDQTLLDKQQTLTVFSEYQHKCFALHRYADLQTFKNFFMSLNNQPLPKTVVYEEIGRQCDIPDKLLEELLQNLNEYFPEFSKGFPGLHYMLAALHKQKYKIGIVTNGRDFYQRHKITALAIEQYMDLIVTSDQLSIRKPEPQIFQYALDYFRVQAANTVFIGDHLEADIFPAKELGMLTIHKTTDASSNAHASTNCLKNIPRIIDKLTKYEA, encoded by the coding sequence TTGGCCATCGACGTTGTTTTATTTGATTTAGACCAGACACTGCTCGACAAACAACAAACACTAACGGTTTTCTCTGAATATCAGCACAAATGTTTTGCGTTGCACCGTTATGCAGATCTTCAGACGTTTAAAAATTTCTTTATGTCCCTGAATAATCAGCCGCTGCCTAAAACTGTCGTTTACGAGGAAATTGGCCGTCAATGTGATATTCCGGACAAACTTCTCGAGGAGTTATTACAAAATTTAAATGAGTACTTTCCCGAATTCAGCAAAGGCTTTCCAGGATTACACTACATGCTTGCAGCTTTACACAAACAGAAATATAAAATAGGAATTGTGACCAATGGCCGTGATTTTTACCAGCGTCACAAGATAACTGCTTTAGCCATTGAACAATATATGGATCTTATCGTCACCTCGGATCAACTCAGTATTCGCAAACCGGAGCCGCAAATTTTCCAATATGCACTGGATTATTTTCGAGTACAGGCTGCGAATACAGTATTTATCGGAGATCATCTTGAAGCGGATATCTTTCCCGCTAAAGAACTGGGAATGCTTACAATTCATAAAACGACGGACGCCTCTTCTAATGCTCACGCAAGTACAAATTGTTTAAAGAATATTCCCCGGATAATTGATAAATTGACCAAGTATGAAGCATAA
- a CDS encoding TetR/AcrR family transcriptional regulator: MPKLIDHQKKKEQIVEYTWQSIVNSGAKGATVRSIAKLADKTPGQIRYYFPTHSALLDAVMEKVNRKVAQRIQEIFGQEDLTEKERVIQAVLAVLPLDDDRYADMEVWMAFQYEIHEAGANTMGNEIRLLVQKSLQYLSEKKMLQEELPMELTIMRAHALVDGLALHKWLTPDRINNEQVMKLIRDEIHVWLKEEYR, encoded by the coding sequence ATGCCAAAACTCATTGACCACCAGAAGAAAAAAGAGCAGATTGTTGAATACACGTGGCAATCCATCGTAAACAGCGGTGCGAAAGGCGCGACGGTTAGAAGCATCGCAAAGCTCGCGGACAAGACGCCCGGGCAGATCCGCTACTACTTTCCCACTCACAGTGCACTGCTCGATGCAGTCATGGAAAAAGTAAACCGTAAAGTGGCACAAAGAATCCAGGAGATTTTCGGGCAGGAAGATTTAACCGAAAAGGAACGGGTCATCCAGGCAGTTCTCGCGGTTCTCCCTTTAGACGATGACCGCTACGCGGATATGGAGGTGTGGATGGCTTTTCAGTACGAAATCCACGAAGCAGGAGCGAATACCATGGGAAACGAGATCCGTCTGCTTGTTCAAAAATCCTTACAGTACTTAAGCGAAAAAAAGATGCTTCAGGAGGAGTTGCCTATGGAGCTGACTATAATGCGTGCTCACGCCCTCGTTGACGGACTAGCCCTGCATAAATGGTTAACCCCTGACCGCATAAACAATGAACAGGTCATGAAACTGATTCGTGACGAAATACATGTCTGGCTGAAGGAGGAGTATAGATGA
- a CDS encoding TetR/AcrR family transcriptional regulator: MKAASKKEIILNTAENLFYQHGFHAVGVKSILNEVGVAPMTMYYHFKSKEVLIIEILKRREMRYFDFMEEVIDKKSDFNHYARSLIKAHMDWMKTDGFNGCLFLRAKQEYEGVNEEITAMSRDHKTTLLNKIERDIKPFDASKTLGTQLVLIMEGITSMAQILEMDEVEESAFDLVKGMQADNK; encoded by the coding sequence ATGAAAGCGGCATCGAAAAAAGAGATTATATTGAACACCGCGGAAAATCTCTTTTATCAGCACGGATTTCACGCTGTCGGGGTGAAAAGCATTTTGAATGAAGTCGGAGTGGCTCCGATGACGATGTACTATCATTTTAAATCCAAAGAAGTGTTGATTATAGAAATATTAAAGCGCCGGGAAATGCGGTATTTTGACTTTATGGAAGAGGTGATCGATAAAAAGAGTGATTTCAATCATTACGCAAGGTCACTGATTAAGGCCCACATGGACTGGATGAAAACGGACGGCTTTAACGGATGTCTGTTTTTAAGAGCGAAGCAGGAATATGAGGGAGTCAACGAAGAGATTACTGCTATGAGTAGAGACCATAAAACAACCCTGTTAAATAAAATTGAGCGTGACATCAAGCCTTTTGATGCTTCCAAAACGCTCGGAACGCAGCTGGTTCTGATCATGGAAGGAATTACGTCGATGGCTCAGATTCTGGAGATGGACGAAGTAGAGGAGTCGGCCTTCGATTTAGTAAAAGGCATGCAGGCGGACAACAAATAG
- a CDS encoding aminoglycoside phosphotransferase family protein, translating into MKMVKVINELFHQGIIQSKHIDCDALQGGTASELYLLQDSTNAQCVVKFNEPEVLQAEAAFLDCYNHLSLIPTLLYADSSHRYIVYSFISGTTQLTGINKQILLRTFAEEVLNQYKNIADDNEIGFMDERMESWPSFLQKEILEASKIIGSCVEDAEHDFVLNILKTLEAHHTKREPFLLHGDCGIHNFIFNDSKLAGVIDPTPVIGYPLYDLIYAFCSSPDDLTRETFDAAVHCLIVENEKSNAFLYEEVVVGLYLRLGVCIKHHPYDFERYLEAWFYWKNVVCGA; encoded by the coding sequence ATGAAAATGGTAAAGGTTATTAATGAACTGTTTCACCAGGGCATCATTCAATCGAAGCATATCGATTGTGATGCGTTACAGGGAGGCACCGCCAGTGAATTATACCTTCTTCAGGACAGTACTAATGCTCAATGTGTGGTTAAGTTCAATGAACCGGAGGTTTTGCAGGCAGAAGCGGCTTTTCTGGACTGCTATAACCATTTAAGCCTAATTCCGACACTGCTTTACGCTGACTCGTCACATCGTTATATCGTTTATTCATTCATTTCTGGTACAACGCAATTAACAGGCATTAATAAACAGATATTGCTTAGAACATTCGCAGAAGAAGTATTAAATCAATATAAAAATATTGCTGATGATAATGAGATTGGTTTTATGGATGAACGAATGGAGTCCTGGCCAAGCTTTCTTCAAAAAGAAATTTTGGAGGCCAGTAAGATTATAGGTTCCTGCGTAGAGGACGCGGAGCATGACTTTGTTTTAAATATTTTGAAGACCCTGGAGGCTCATCATACAAAGAGAGAACCGTTTTTATTGCACGGGGATTGCGGGATTCATAATTTTATATTTAATGACAGCAAGCTCGCAGGTGTCATTGATCCAACGCCTGTCATCGGTTATCCCCTTTACGATTTAATTTATGCTTTTTGTTCCTCTCCTGATGATTTAACAAGGGAAACCTTTGATGCGGCAGTCCACTGTTTAATCGTTGAAAATGAAAAAAGCAACGCATTTTTATATGAAGAAGTGGTTGTCGGTTTGTATCTTCGGCTGGGAGTCTGCATTAAGCACCACCCCTATGATTTTGAAAGGTATCTAGAAGCCTGGTTTTATTGGAAAAATGTAGTTTGTGGAGCGTAA
- a CDS encoding PhzF family phenazine biosynthesis protein, with amino-acid sequence MRVHHYDAFSEIPHKGNPAGVVFDGDHLTETEMQNAAYQVGFNETAFVLSSEAADIRLCFFTPGHEMDLCGHATLASVYSLKSEGVLDDKERITVETRAGILTVTIQTSENQQHTITMTQAPPKFEMFHGSRASLAASMGIEENDIHTDLPIVYGNTGTWTLLVPIAHIASFERMRPDNSLFPDVLTKMPKASIHPFCLETYDEAADMHARHFSSPYSGTVEDPVTGTASGVLGAFWAAYIDESFRSPLQLTVEQGQEMNKDGRVYVQVERQKDNVDVSITGRAVYVTSFDVAL; translated from the coding sequence ATCCGTGTTCATCATTATGATGCGTTTAGTGAAATACCTCATAAAGGGAATCCGGCAGGGGTCGTTTTTGACGGAGACCATCTGACAGAAACAGAAATGCAGAATGCAGCGTATCAGGTTGGATTTAATGAAACGGCCTTTGTATTATCCTCCGAAGCAGCAGATATACGACTGTGCTTTTTTACCCCGGGTCACGAAATGGATTTATGCGGTCACGCTACGCTGGCTTCCGTTTATTCATTAAAAAGTGAAGGGGTGCTTGATGACAAAGAACGTATCACGGTGGAAACAAGGGCTGGTATTTTAACGGTTACGATACAAACTTCTGAAAATCAACAGCACACAATTACGATGACTCAGGCACCGCCTAAATTTGAAATGTTTCATGGCTCCCGGGCTTCTCTGGCTGCTTCGATGGGGATAGAGGAAAATGATATTCACACTGATCTGCCCATCGTGTATGGAAACACCGGAACGTGGACGCTGCTGGTGCCGATTGCTCACATAGCCAGCTTTGAAAGGATGAGGCCTGATAATTCATTGTTTCCAGATGTGCTTACGAAAATGCCTAAAGCTTCCATTCATCCGTTTTGTCTGGAGACGTATGATGAAGCAGCTGATATGCATGCGAGGCATTTCTCCTCCCCGTATTCGGGGACCGTGGAAGATCCTGTCACAGGGACTGCATCCGGGGTTTTGGGCGCTTTTTGGGCGGCCTATATAGATGAAAGCTTTCGTTCGCCGCTGCAGCTTACCGTAGAGCAGGGGCAGGAGATGAATAAGGATGGCCGGGTTTACGTGCAGGTCGAAAGGCAAAAGGATAATGTTGATGTGAGTATTACCGGCCGTGCGGTTTATGTAACCAGCTTTGATGTAGCTTTATAA